A segment of the Desulfonatronum sp. SC1 genome:
CGGCTCCCCCAACGTCTGCGGGGCGAACAACATCTGCATGTGCCCGTCCTACGCCACGGAGTTCGCCACCTACGGCGGCATGGCCCGGGGCAACGCCCGGCAGGCCAAGTGCCTGGTGGTCTGGGGCAAGGCCTCGGCCAATTCCTCGCCCATCCAGGCCTGGCCGGCCACCCAGCAGGCCAAGCGCAACGGGGCGACGATCATCGTGGTCGATCCCCGGGAGATCGAGGAAGTGGCCCTGGCGGACATGTGGCTGCAGATCCGGCCGGGCACGGACCTGGCCCTGATGCTGGGCTGGATTCGGCTGATCATCGAGGAGGAATTGTACGACGCGGACTTCGTGGCCCAGTGGACCGTGGGTTTTGAAGAACTGCGGGACGCGGTGCGGGAGTACACTCCGGAAAAGGTCAGCGAAATCACTTGGCTGCCAGTGGACAAGATTACCGCCGCGGCCCGGATCTACGCCACGTCCAAGCCGGCCCAACTGCCCTATGCCTACGGCCTGGACAAGCAGGGGATCAATTCCACCCAGTGCGCCCGGGCTCGGGCCATTTTGCGGGGCGTCACCGGCAACCTGGAAATTCCGGGCGGGGAAACCTTTGGGCAGACCCCGGAAGTGGCCCGTGTGCGCGGGGAGTTCGACCTGGTGGCCGCCGAGGCCATCGGGCCGGAGCAGCGGGCCAAGCAGCTCGGCGCGGACACGTACCCCTTTTTCGGCTTCCCCGGCTGGGAGCGCAACCTGGCCAACAACCAGAAGCTGCCCAGGGGCCAGGTCAACCCGCCATCCATGTACCGGACCTGCGTGGCCCACATCCGGGACGTGTTCCAGGCGGCCATCACCAAAAAGCCCTATCCGATCACGGCCATGCTCTCCGTGGCCAGCAACCCGATGCTCTCCTTTCCGGACCCGAAAATGGTCTTCAACGCCCTGACCGCCCTGGATCTGTACGTGGTCATGGAATACTACATGACCCCCTCCGCGGCCCTGGCGGACTATGTCCTACCCTCGGCCACCACGGTGGAGCAGCCGGAGCTGTGGGTCACCGGCGGGTTCTGCATGGCCTGCCCTCCGGGCATCGAGCCGCTCTACGAACGCCGGGACACCTATCAGTTCTACCGGGGCCTGGGTCTGCGTCTGGGCCAGGAAAAT
Coding sequences within it:
- a CDS encoding molybdopterin-dependent oxidoreductase gives rise to the protein MRINRRTFLHYSTLVASSLALSGLPLYAYNPQAGAGPRDGVRRSYCGLCHPRCGTLLHMKDGKVFEVSGDPDHPVTRGLICERGLLMPEHIHHPDRINYPLKRVGARGEGKWERISWDQALDEVAAKLSRLREAHGPETLGFTHGTSRTHHWDCRRFYNLFGSPNVCGANNICMCPSYATEFATYGGMARGNARQAKCLVVWGKASANSSPIQAWPATQQAKRNGATIIVVDPREIEEVALADMWLQIRPGTDLALMLGWIRLIIEEELYDADFVAQWTVGFEELRDAVREYTPEKVSEITWLPVDKITAAARIYATSKPAQLPYAYGLDKQGINSTQCARARAILRGVTGNLEIPGGETFGQTPEVARVRGEFDLVAAEAIGPEQRAKQLGADTYPFFGFPGWERNLANNQKLPRGQVNPPSMYRTCVAHIRDVFQAAITKKPYPITAMLSVASNPMLSFPDPKMVFNALTALDLYVVMEYYMTPSAALADYVLPSATTVEQPELWVTGGFCMACPPGIEPLYERRDTYQFYRGLGLRLGQENDWPWENLEQACDFRLEPTGLTFQELTAQYGFFGTPEFKRYETSGFGTPSGKVELYSSIFEELGCDPLPAYKEPLWSPAGDPELAEQFPLVLITGSRFMPMYHSEQRQIESARKVNPDPLVLLHPETAQELGLENDQWVSVISPKGKIRMRLRTSPRIHPKMADAQHGWWFPERKQELPELFGVYESNANVLCPLEPEHCSPEIGSWPHSALLCRVEAA